The Acidobacteriota bacterium genome contains a region encoding:
- the uvrA gene encoding excinuclease ABC subunit UvrA, which produces MKQIAIRGARQHNLKNIDLDLPRNSIVVVTGLSGSGKSSLAFDTVYAEGQRRYIESLSSYARQFLEQMEKPDVDSIEGLSPAISIEQKTTSRNARSTVGTITEIYDYFRLLFSSIGTPHCPNCDKPVARQTAAQIVDRIFDLPEAARIQILGPVIRGRKGEFRKLFEKFHKAGYIRARIDGEMHFLEDPPELNKRKNHTVEIVVDRVLVRSEDRPRIENSVRHALDMTQGLVAVDHLDGDETLYSEKQACVDCGINVPVFEPRSFSFNSRFGACPACDGLGVERQVNLDRLVEDPSKPCDKIELALNANDLHHLLRHTLPSLLDHFGLPSNAPFADLPAEVRKALRNGLDEPIKISYGKMKFESRFGGLNEWFDERLNSTSSEKRRKTLLDFMSDGDCRSCGGSRLRPESRAVRVNGLSIGEYTRMPLDACLKAVEKISLEGRREALAGQILEEISGRLRFMLNVGLTYLTLDRRASTLSGGESQRIRLATQVGSRLRGVLYVLDEPSIGLHPRDTRGLLRTLADLRDLGNTILVVEHDEETIRFADHVVDLGPGAGSHGGHVVAAGTVNELSQREGSLTGDYLSGRKQIPLPEDRRKGRSKLLKVMGARHNNLKDIDVAFPLGRLIAVTGVSGSGKSSLVDEVLYRALSRKLYKSVREPGQHREIRGLQHIDKVIEIDQAPIGRTPRSNPATYTGLFTPIRELYASLPESRMRGYKPGRFSFNVKGGRCESCQGDGKRKIEMNFLPDVYVDCESCQGKRYNRETLSIRYKGHSISDILEMTVEEAYPVLENIPRIQTRLKTLLDVGLGYLKLGQSATTISGGEAQRVKLSRELSKRSTGKTLYILDEPTTGLHFEDVRKLLQILHELVDYGNTVIVIEHNLEVVKSADWIIDLGPEGGEQGGRIVCQGTPAQVAKRKKSYTGQALRAMLS; this is translated from the coding sequence ATGAAGCAAATCGCCATCAGGGGTGCCCGCCAGCACAACCTCAAGAACATCGACCTCGATCTTCCGCGCAACTCCATCGTAGTGGTCACCGGATTGAGCGGATCGGGCAAGTCGTCGTTGGCTTTCGACACCGTCTACGCCGAAGGGCAGCGGCGCTATATCGAGTCGCTGTCGAGCTACGCCCGCCAGTTCCTGGAGCAGATGGAAAAGCCTGACGTGGACTCCATCGAAGGTCTCTCGCCGGCCATTTCCATCGAGCAGAAGACGACCAGCCGCAACGCCCGCTCGACGGTCGGCACTATTACCGAGATCTACGATTACTTCCGCCTCCTTTTCTCCTCCATCGGTACGCCGCATTGCCCCAATTGCGACAAGCCGGTGGCGCGGCAGACGGCGGCCCAAATCGTCGACCGTATTTTCGACCTGCCCGAGGCCGCCCGCATCCAGATCCTGGGACCCGTCATCCGGGGACGCAAGGGCGAGTTCAGGAAGCTCTTCGAAAAGTTCCACAAGGCCGGCTACATCCGCGCCCGCATCGACGGCGAGATGCACTTTCTGGAAGATCCGCCCGAGCTCAACAAACGCAAGAACCACACGGTGGAGATCGTGGTCGACCGGGTGCTGGTGCGCAGCGAGGACCGTCCCCGCATCGAGAATTCGGTGCGCCATGCCCTGGACATGACGCAGGGACTGGTGGCCGTCGACCACCTGGACGGGGATGAAACGCTTTACTCCGAAAAGCAGGCTTGCGTCGATTGCGGCATCAACGTGCCGGTTTTCGAGCCGCGCAGCTTCTCTTTCAACAGCCGCTTCGGCGCCTGTCCCGCCTGCGACGGACTGGGGGTGGAGAGGCAGGTCAACCTGGACCGTCTCGTTGAAGATCCCTCCAAGCCCTGCGATAAGATCGAGCTGGCGCTCAACGCCAACGACCTGCACCACCTGCTGCGCCACACTCTCCCTTCCCTTCTGGATCATTTCGGGCTGCCCTCCAATGCCCCTTTTGCCGACCTTCCCGCGGAAGTCCGCAAGGCCTTGCGCAACGGGCTGGACGAGCCCATTAAGATCAGCTACGGCAAGATGAAGTTCGAGTCGCGCTTCGGGGGACTGAACGAGTGGTTTGACGAGCGCCTCAACTCGACCAGCAGCGAAAAGCGGCGCAAGACTCTGTTGGACTTCATGAGCGACGGCGATTGCCGCTCCTGCGGCGGCAGCCGCCTGCGTCCTGAAAGCCGGGCGGTTCGAGTCAACGGACTTTCCATCGGCGAGTACACCCGCATGCCCCTGGACGCCTGCCTGAAAGCGGTCGAGAAGATCTCCCTGGAAGGCCGCCGTGAAGCGTTGGCGGGACAGATCCTGGAGGAGATCTCCGGGCGGCTGCGCTTCATGCTCAACGTCGGCCTCACCTACCTGACACTGGACCGCCGCGCCTCCACCCTTTCGGGCGGAGAGTCGCAGCGCATCCGTCTGGCCACTCAGGTGGGCTCGCGCCTGAGGGGGGTCCTCTACGTGCTCGACGAGCCTTCCATCGGCCTCCATCCACGCGACACGCGGGGGCTGCTGAGGACCCTGGCCGACCTGCGCGACCTGGGCAACACCATACTGGTGGTGGAGCACGACGAGGAAACCATCCGTTTCGCCGACCACGTGGTCGACCTGGGGCCGGGAGCCGGATCTCACGGAGGGCACGTGGTGGCAGCCGGCACCGTCAACGAGCTGTCGCAGCGCGAGGGCTCGCTGACCGGCGACTACCTCTCGGGACGCAAGCAGATTCCCCTCCCCGAGGACAGGCGCAAGGGCAGGAGCAAGCTGCTTAAAGTGATGGGCGCCCGCCACAACAATCTCAAGGACATCGACGTGGCTTTCCCCCTGGGCCGCCTCATCGCCGTCACCGGCGTATCCGGCTCGGGCAAGTCGTCCCTGGTGGACGAGGTGCTCTACCGGGCCCTCTCGCGCAAGCTCTACAAGTCGGTTCGGGAACCCGGCCAGCATCGCGAGATCCGCGGCCTTCAGCACATCGACAAGGTCATCGAGATCGACCAGGCGCCCATCGGACGCACTCCCCGCTCCAATCCCGCCACCTATACCGGACTCTTCACCCCCATCCGCGAGCTTTACGCCTCGCTGCCCGAGTCGCGCATGCGCGGCTACAAGCCGGGACGCTTCAGCTTCAACGTCAAGGGCGGCCGCTGCGAGAGCTGCCAGGGCGACGGCAAGCGCAAGATCGAGATGAACTTCCTGCCCGACGTCTACGTCGACTGCGAGAGCTGTCAGGGCAAGCGCTACAACCGCGAGACGCTGTCCATCCGCTACAAGGGGCACAGCATCTCCGACATCCTGGAGATGACGGTTGAAGAGGCCTACCCGGTGCTGGAGAACATTCCCCGCATCCAAACGCGCCTCAAGACGCTGCTCGACGTAGGACTGGGCTACCTCAAGCTGGGACAGAGCGCCACCACCATCTCGGGAGGCGAAGCCCAGCGCGTCAAGCTGTCCCGCGAGCTGAGCAAACGATCCACCGGGAAGACGCTCTACATCCTCGACGAACCTACCACCGGACTGCACTTCGAAGACGTTCGCAAGCTGCTGCAGATCCTCCACGAACTGGTGGACTACGGCAATACCGTAATCGTCATCGAGCACAATCTGGAAGTGGTCAAGTCGGCCGACTGGATCATCGACCTGGGGCCCGAGGGAGGGGAGCAGGGCGGCCGCATCGTCTGCCAGGGCACGCCCGCTCAAGTGGCCAAGCGCAAGAAGTCCTACACGGGACAAGCGCTTCGGGCCATGCTTTCGTGA
- a CDS encoding cysteine synthase: MDTYENVLQLIGNTPLIKLNKISRGLKASIYGKAEHLNPGGSVKDRIALSIVEEAEKQGKLKPGGTIVEATGGNTGFAAAMVAAYKGYKAVFTMPDKMSQEKVRFLKSFGCQVIITPSAVPPDSPEYYLNAAKRIAEETPNSLFVNQFFNPVNPEAHYRATGRELWEQTEGKIDFFVAGMGTGGTVSGVGRYLKEKNPDIKIVVADPEGSIVKDYFYTKRIIEARPWKVEGIGEDMIPPNHHYQYVDDVIQVGDKESFSLARRLAREEGILVGGSSGTALAAALRIARKLNEDKMIVSILCDSGDRYLSKCHSDEWMKENQFMEDEKPESAEVDMVLTRKSTKLPSLVYVEPHAKVSEVMRLMSEHAITQVPVLQGNNSLGKVTEAGLTRKVLEEPEVMDKPISEVMEESLPIIDAHSSVSEVMTVLREREIPAVLVKRHDVLTGIVSRSDMIEYLSRK; this comes from the coding sequence ATGGATACCTACGAAAACGTTCTGCAACTGATCGGCAATACGCCGCTGATCAAGCTCAACAAGATCAGCAGGGGACTCAAGGCCTCCATCTACGGCAAGGCCGAGCATCTCAACCCCGGCGGCAGCGTCAAGGACCGCATCGCCCTATCCATCGTTGAAGAGGCTGAAAAGCAGGGCAAGCTGAAGCCGGGAGGCACCATCGTCGAGGCCACGGGCGGCAATACCGGGTTCGCCGCGGCCATGGTGGCGGCCTACAAAGGCTACAAGGCCGTCTTCACCATGCCCGACAAGATGAGCCAGGAAAAGGTCCGCTTTCTCAAGTCTTTCGGCTGCCAGGTCATCATCACCCCCTCGGCGGTTCCTCCCGACTCCCCCGAGTATTACCTCAACGCCGCCAAACGAATTGCCGAAGAGACGCCCAACTCGCTCTTCGTCAATCAGTTCTTCAATCCCGTCAATCCCGAGGCCCACTATCGCGCCACCGGACGCGAGCTGTGGGAGCAGACGGAGGGCAAGATCGACTTTTTCGTGGCTGGCATGGGCACAGGGGGAACCGTATCGGGAGTGGGGCGCTACCTGAAGGAGAAGAATCCCGACATCAAGATCGTGGTGGCCGACCCCGAGGGTTCCATCGTCAAGGACTACTTCTATACCAAGCGCATTATCGAGGCCCGTCCCTGGAAAGTGGAAGGCATCGGCGAAGACATGATTCCGCCCAATCACCACTATCAATACGTCGACGACGTGATCCAGGTGGGCGACAAAGAAAGTTTCAGCCTGGCACGCCGCCTGGCACGCGAAGAAGGCATTCTGGTGGGAGGCAGCAGCGGCACGGCTTTGGCTGCCGCACTGCGCATCGCCCGCAAGCTCAATGAGGACAAAATGATCGTCTCCATCCTCTGCGACTCGGGCGACCGCTACCTGAGCAAGTGCCATTCCGACGAGTGGATGAAGGAAAACCAGTTCATGGAGGATGAAAAGCCCGAATCGGCTGAAGTCGACATGGTGCTGACCCGCAAGAGCACCAAGCTCCCCTCCCTGGTCTACGTCGAGCCCCACGCCAAGGTGTCGGAGGTGATGAGGCTGATGAGCGAACACGCCATCACCCAGGTGCCGGTGCTGCAGGGCAACAACTCCCTGGGCAAAGTCACCGAGGCCGGCCTCACCCGCAAGGTGCTGGAAGAGCCCGAGGTCATGGACAAGCCCATCTCGGAAGTCATGGAAGAATCCCTTCCCATCATCGACGCTCACTCCAGCGTGTCGGAAGTGATGACCGTCTTGAGGGAGCGGGAGATCCCGGCCGTCTTGGTCAAGCGTCATGATGTCTTGACGGGAATCGTCTCCCGTTCGGACATGATCGAGTATTTGTCGCGGAAATAA
- a CDS encoding PPOX class F420-dependent oxidoreductase: MSDHPIPEEFLDLFDKRAFAHFVTLMPDGSPQSTPVWCDWDGSRVLINSARGRQKDKNIERDRRVALSITDPDNPYRYLEVRGEVEQITEEGAGDHIDKMAQKYLGKEKYPYSQPGEVRVLYKIRPRHTTHMG; the protein is encoded by the coding sequence ATGTCAGACCATCCCATCCCTGAGGAGTTCCTCGACCTTTTCGATAAGCGCGCATTCGCCCACTTCGTAACCTTGATGCCCGACGGAAGTCCTCAGTCCACTCCTGTCTGGTGCGACTGGGACGGCAGCCGCGTCCTCATCAATTCGGCTCGGGGGCGCCAAAAGGACAAGAACATCGAGCGGGACCGCCGGGTGGCGCTTTCCATCACCGATCCCGACAACCCCTACCGCTACCTGGAGGTGCGGGGCGAAGTCGAGCAGATCACCGAGGAGGGCGCCGGCGATCACATCGATAAGATGGCTCAGAAGTACCTGGGGAAAGAGAAGTATCCCTACTCCCAGCCCGGAGAAGTGCGGGTGCTCTACAAGATCCGTCCCCGGCACACCACCCACATGGGCTGA